A single window of Flavobacterium sp. 140616W15 DNA harbors:
- a CDS encoding PAS domain-containing protein: MVFDLNEDENCQKLNNFYKKLFAEIPDLIFQFVVDVDNTYSFPLVSKSMEEIFELSIAEFTNRSKFFIYERVHPEDQHLFICSLSKARKTLTAWEIEFRVVLPKKGIRWLKVCSKTEGSLDGRVSFYGRMSDVTDIKDQELKLKLSEERFQFALDASTVGVWDWDMVSNRVFYSSLSLKILELQSNDIFDDPERWDKIVHPDDLPRYYSDIQEHFDNKVPYYENYHRVLTSSGKYKWILDRGKVIERDLNGKPLRVLGTHTDISYQKEKELELIKTMKLFSDQNNRLLNFSHIVSHNLNTQAGNIKSILDFIDDDHSKDTIDEMLVHLRTVSNDLNETISNLTQVVQIQSNLNIVIKPLKLSYNIDKTVSVIKAFSSKAKITILNNVPDYVTISFNPAYLESVLLNFTTNAIKYAHPDRDPIIEFVFVIEPDGRKALKIKDNGIGIDLKLYGDLIFGMYKTFHKHKEARGIGLYITKNQIESMKGEVSVESVVGEGTTFKIVFNDDL, translated from the coding sequence ATGGTTTTTGATTTAAATGAAGATGAAAATTGTCAGAAGTTGAATAACTTTTACAAGAAATTATTTGCCGAAATTCCTGACTTAATCTTTCAGTTTGTTGTCGATGTCGATAACACTTATTCTTTTCCTTTGGTAAGTAAGTCCATGGAAGAGATATTTGAGTTGTCTATAGCTGAATTTACTAATCGTAGTAAATTTTTTATCTATGAAAGAGTGCATCCCGAAGATCAGCATCTGTTTATTTGTTCGCTATCCAAAGCTAGAAAAACTTTGACAGCGTGGGAAATTGAATTTCGAGTAGTATTACCCAAAAAAGGAATTCGTTGGTTAAAAGTTTGTTCAAAAACAGAGGGTTCTCTCGATGGTAGAGTTAGTTTTTATGGAAGAATGTCTGATGTTACCGATATAAAAGATCAAGAGCTTAAGCTTAAATTATCTGAAGAACGTTTTCAGTTTGCTCTAGACGCTTCGACTGTTGGTGTTTGGGATTGGGATATGGTAAGTAATAGAGTTTTTTACTCCTCTTTATCCTTAAAGATTTTAGAATTACAGTCTAATGATATTTTTGATGATCCTGAACGTTGGGATAAAATTGTGCATCCAGATGATTTGCCTCGATATTACTCAGATATTCAAGAACATTTTGACAATAAAGTGCCCTATTACGAAAATTATCATCGCGTATTAACGTCTAGTGGTAAATACAAATGGATATTAGATAGAGGAAAGGTTATTGAAAGAGATCTTAACGGTAAACCCTTGCGTGTATTGGGTACGCACACTGATATTTCTTATCAGAAAGAGAAAGAGTTAGAACTTATTAAAACAATGAAATTGTTTAGCGATCAAAATAACCGATTGCTTAATTTCTCTCATATTGTCTCTCATAATTTAAATACGCAAGCAGGAAATATTAAAAGTATTCTTGATTTTATAGATGATGATCATAGTAAAGATACGATTGACGAAATGTTAGTTCATTTGCGTACCGTTTCTAATGATTTAAATGAAACAATTTCAAATTTAACGCAGGTAGTCCAGATTCAAAGTAATCTTAATATAGTGATAAAACCACTTAAATTAAGTTATAATATAGATAAAACAGTTTCGGTAATCAAGGCTTTTAGTAGTAAAGCTAAAATTACAATACTTAATAATGTTCCTGATTATGTAACTATTAGTTTTAATCCGGCTTATCTAGAAAGTGTTTTGCTGAATTTTACTACCAATGCAATTAAATACGCACATCCTGATAGAGACCCTATAATCGAGTTTGTTTTTGTAATTGAACCTGATGGTCGCAAAGCTTTAAAAATTAAAGATAACGGCATTGGAATTGATTTAAAGCTATATGGTGATTTGATATTCGGAATGTATAAAACGTTTCATAAGCACAAAGAAGCGCGCGGAATAGGATTGTATATTACCAAGAATCAGATAGAATCAATGAAAGGGGAGGTTTCTGTAGAAAGTGTCGTTGGAGAAGGGACTACATTTAAAATTGTCTTTAATGATGATTTGTAG
- the xerD gene encoding site-specific tyrosine recombinase XerD encodes MNWNRYIKDYQSYLKIERGLSKNTIENYVFDIERLCLFLAQNQIEVSPLKINEETIQQFIYSVSKEVNARSQARIISGLKSFFNYLIFEDYRNTNPLELIDSPKTGRKLPDTLSVDDIDKLIAAIDLSSNEGERNRAMLETLYSCGLRVSELVALRISDLFFEEGFIKITGKGNKERFVPIGESTQKYILIYVNSVRLHLNIKKGHEDTLFLNRRGSQLTRAMIFTITKDLAFKIGLNKNISPHTLRHSFATHLLENGADLRSIQLMLGHESITTTEIYVHLDRTYLTQVINTFHPRR; translated from the coding sequence ATGAATTGGAATAGGTATATAAAAGATTATCAATCCTATCTTAAGATTGAACGTGGTTTGTCAAAAAATACAATCGAGAATTATGTTTTTGATATAGAGCGATTATGTCTTTTTTTAGCCCAGAACCAAATTGAAGTTTCTCCATTAAAAATTAATGAAGAAACGATTCAGCAGTTTATTTATTCAGTATCTAAAGAGGTAAACGCACGTTCGCAGGCTCGCATTATTTCGGGATTGAAAAGTTTTTTTAATTACTTAATTTTCGAAGATTATCGTAATACTAATCCGTTGGAACTTATAGACTCTCCTAAAACAGGAAGGAAATTACCAGATACATTATCTGTTGATGATATTGATAAACTTATTGCAGCAATCGATTTAAGCTCTAATGAAGGAGAACGTAATCGTGCGATGCTGGAAACTTTGTATAGTTGTGGACTTCGGGTTTCTGAATTGGTAGCTCTGAGAATATCGGATTTGTTCTTTGAAGAAGGATTCATAAAAATTACTGGTAAGGGAAATAAAGAGCGGTTTGTTCCTATTGGAGAATCTACTCAAAAATATATTTTAATTTATGTTAATTCAGTTCGACTCCACTTAAATATTAAAAAAGGACATGAAGATACTTTATTCCTCAACAGAAGAGGGAGTCAGTTAACAAGAGCAATGATTTTTACTATTACAAAGGACTTGGCTTTTAAAATAGGTTTGAATAAAAATATAAGTCCGCATACGTTAAGACACTCTTTTGCAACACATTTACTAGAAAATGGCGCCGATTTAAGGTCAATACAATTGATGCTGGGTCATGAATCAATCACTACAACCGAAATATATGTTCATCTGGATAGAACATATTTAACGCAAGTAATAAACACTTTTCATCCTAGAAGGTAA
- a CDS encoding porin family protein, which translates to MKKITLSIVAVFAFGFANAQEVKFGVKAGMNLSTWTGDTEGVNLKSKVGFNGGGFVAIQFSEKLTLQPEVLFSTQGTKIDNQAVDINEDGVVDVVGDVCFNLSYINVPVMVKYYPVKGFNVELGPQIGFLVGAKTVTKLQGYSGESKIDVKEIFESIDFGVNFGAGYDFTENISAGIRYNLGLANIAKTEAGDDSKIKNSVFSLSVGYKF; encoded by the coding sequence ATGAAAAAAATTACTTTATCTATTGTTGCAGTTTTCGCATTTGGATTCGCAAATGCACAAGAAGTTAAATTTGGAGTAAAAGCAGGGATGAATCTTTCGACTTGGACTGGAGATACAGAAGGAGTAAATTTAAAATCCAAAGTTGGATTTAACGGAGGTGGATTTGTAGCGATACAATTTTCAGAGAAGTTAACCTTACAGCCAGAGGTTTTGTTTTCAACTCAGGGAACAAAAATAGATAATCAGGCGGTAGACATAAATGAAGATGGAGTGGTGGATGTAGTAGGTGATGTTTGTTTTAATTTATCGTATATAAATGTTCCAGTAATGGTTAAATATTATCCTGTTAAAGGATTTAATGTTGAATTAGGGCCACAAATAGGGTTTTTAGTTGGGGCTAAAACCGTTACAAAATTGCAAGGTTATAGTGGTGAAAGCAAAATTGATGTTAAGGAGATTTTTGAATCTATTGATTTTGGAGTTAATTTTGGAGCAGGATATGATTTTACAGAAAATATCTCAGCAGGAATTAGATATAATTTAGGTTTAGCTAATATTGCGAAAACTGAAGCTGGAGATGATTCTAAAATTAAAAATAGCGTTTTTTCTCTATCAGTTGGATATAAGTTCTAG
- a CDS encoding porin family protein: protein MKKITLSIVAVLAFGFANAQEVKFGVKGGINLSTLTGDIEDTSSKVGFQVGGFAEIKLSDKFSVQPELLYSAQGAKRDFNGFDIDEMEVVSADLTYKLAYINVPVMAKYYVAEKFSLEAGPQIGFLVSAKGKVSGGGDSSEEDIKDLYKSIDFGVNFGAGYDFTENVSVGVRYNLGLSNIAKNEEGDNAKIKNSVFSLSVGYRF from the coding sequence ATGAAAAAAATTACTTTATCAATTGTTGCGGTTTTAGCATTTGGATTTGCAAATGCACAAGAAGTTAAATTTGGAGTAAAAGGTGGAATCAACCTTTCTACTTTAACAGGAGATATTGAAGATACTTCTTCAAAAGTTGGTTTCCAAGTTGGTGGTTTTGCTGAAATCAAATTATCTGATAAATTCTCAGTTCAACCAGAGCTTTTGTACTCTGCTCAAGGAGCTAAACGAGATTTTAATGGATTTGATATTGATGAAATGGAGGTTGTTTCTGCTGATTTGACTTATAAATTAGCTTACATCAATGTACCAGTTATGGCAAAATATTATGTTGCTGAAAAATTTAGTTTAGAAGCAGGACCGCAAATTGGTTTTCTTGTAAGTGCTAAAGGTAAAGTTTCTGGTGGAGGTGATTCTTCTGAAGAAGATATTAAAGATCTTTATAAATCAATTGATTTTGGTGTAAACTTTGGTGCTGGTTACGATTTTACAGAAAATGTTTCTGTTGGAGTTAGATATAATTTAGGTTTGTCTAATATTGCTAAAAATGAAGAAGGTGACAATGCTAAAATTAAAAATAGTGTATTCTCTTTATCAGTTGGATATAGATTCTAA
- a CDS encoding porin family protein, with product MKKLILVAVLFVATSATMQAQFIKFGVKAGVNFANLNGDAGFEGISVDKEGITSYHAGLVAEIKLLDKFSIQPELLYSTQGATYKTAVEDFKNELGYLTIPVMAKIYLNKSFSLEVGPQASFLLSNKKEFDVQDPKTFEFGVNAGLGLKLTENIFIQGRYGLGLTEISKEAKAKNSVFQLSAGFMF from the coding sequence ATGAAAAAATTAATTTTAGTAGCTGTACTGTTCGTAGCAACATCGGCAACAATGCAAGCACAATTTATAAAATTTGGAGTAAAAGCTGGGGTAAATTTTGCCAATCTAAATGGAGATGCTGGTTTTGAAGGCATTTCAGTAGACAAAGAAGGTATAACTAGTTATCATGCTGGTTTAGTAGCCGAAATTAAGTTATTAGATAAATTCTCTATCCAACCTGAACTTTTGTACTCAACACAAGGTGCAACTTATAAAACAGCCGTTGAAGATTTTAAAAATGAATTAGGTTATTTAACAATTCCAGTAATGGCAAAAATTTATTTAAATAAATCCTTTAGCCTAGAAGTTGGTCCTCAAGCATCATTTTTATTAAGTAATAAAAAAGAATTTGATGTACAAGACCCTAAAACATTTGAGTTCGGAGTAAATGCAGGTTTAGGCCTTAAGTTAACCGAAAACATTTTCATCCAAGGTCGTTATGGCTTAGGATTAACAGAAATATCAAAAGAAGCGAAAGCTAAGAACTCTGTTTTCCAACTTTCTGCTGGATTTATGTTCTAA
- the aroQ gene encoding type II 3-dehydroquinate dehydratase, whose protein sequence is MKIIIINGPNLNLLGKREPEVYGSQTFEDYFVTLQNSFPNIELSYYQSNIEGELIGKIQEFGFNYDGIILNAGAYTHTSIGIGDAIKAVTTPVIEVHISNTYARESFRHQSYISGNAKGVILGFGLKSYELAIRSFL, encoded by the coding sequence ATGAAAATCATCATTATAAACGGACCAAATTTAAATCTTTTAGGAAAAAGAGAACCTGAAGTTTACGGATCTCAAACTTTTGAAGATTACTTTGTGACGTTGCAAAATTCTTTTCCAAATATTGAACTAAGTTATTACCAAAGCAATATTGAAGGAGAGCTAATAGGAAAAATACAAGAGTTTGGTTTTAATTATGATGGTATTATTTTAAATGCCGGTGCATACACTCATACATCTATTGGTATTGGAGATGCTATTAAAGCTGTTACTACTCCTGTTATAGAAGTCCATATATCTAACACTTATGCGCGCGAAAGCTTCCGTCATCAATCATATATATCAGGAAATGCTAAAGGTGTTATTCTTGGTTTTGGTTTAAAAAGTTACGAGCTTGCAATACGTTCTTTTTTATAG
- a CDS encoding DUF5686 and carboxypeptidase regulatory-like domain-containing protein — protein MKNFTLLTFLLFSISNFAQIKGTVSDENGNPLSFVSVFEENTYNSTTSNEQGKYQLNVKEIGKNKIIFQFLGYKAQKLTIQNTSSASYTLDVKLQEENVTLNEVIINPKNNPANDIIKSTIANKKENAKKIQRYTADFYSKGLFKIKDLPKKIMGIKVDIGEEMASNLDSTGTGVLYLSETISKITFEKPNNLKENIIASKISGNNKGFSYNTASLSTYDFYNNTLKFGVNMISPIADNAFNYYKYKLEGTFFDENNKEINKIKVIPKRDKEPVFEGYIYIIDDSFAIYAIDLDIKGYRIKNEVTQIMNLKQSFSYNSKNKLWAKNAQSLSFTAGAFGVVFTGKFNYVYTNYEFPESFEKKTFTNEIVSFEANANKKDNSYWNTIRPIPLTIEESTDYIKKDSLQTIRTSRKYTDSIDAKNNKFTISDILLGHQYKNTFEKYSFTYNGLFDLSALSFNTVQGFNIGTGFLYKKWNEEKGKETTISTAINYGFSDERLRMTGEFKHTFNHQNYATLNVTGGTKVKQFNSNEPISSFINSVSSLFFKDNYMKVYNLEFAQIAYYQNIANGITLNGKIAYEQRSPLFNSTDYSFFNKGDLYSSNNPFSPNDFENTPFEKHHLIKTNLSTRINFGNKYISRPDGKYNIRNEKYPTIYLGYEKGLAASNKKYEFDHINVAVRYDLGLANKGLLGINIKAGTFFNAENIAFMDYKHFNGNQTHISQASRYLNVFNLLPYYSNSTNDSYFEVHMEHNDNGYIMNKIPLLNKLKSTLNIGFHSLGIPNRKPYSEFTVGLDNLGFGKFRMLRVDYVHSYQNGIEQNGVVFGLKFLNILE, from the coding sequence ATGAAAAACTTTACGTTACTTACTTTTTTACTATTTTCTATTTCAAATTTCGCGCAGATAAAAGGTACCGTTTCGGATGAGAATGGAAATCCACTTTCTTTTGTTTCTGTCTTTGAAGAGAACACATACAATAGCACTACTTCTAACGAGCAAGGTAAATACCAACTAAACGTAAAAGAAATAGGCAAGAATAAAATCATATTTCAATTTTTAGGGTATAAGGCCCAAAAGTTAACTATTCAAAATACATCTTCAGCTTCTTATACATTAGATGTAAAACTACAGGAAGAAAACGTCACTCTTAATGAAGTAATTATAAATCCTAAAAATAATCCTGCAAACGACATTATAAAAAGTACCATAGCTAACAAAAAAGAAAACGCTAAAAAAATACAACGCTATACAGCAGATTTCTATTCAAAAGGCTTATTCAAAATAAAGGATTTACCCAAAAAAATCATGGGAATAAAAGTAGATATTGGAGAAGAAATGGCCTCCAATCTTGATTCTACTGGAACGGGAGTTTTATACCTGTCTGAAACTATTTCTAAAATTACTTTTGAAAAACCTAACAACCTGAAAGAAAACATTATTGCTTCTAAAATTTCAGGAAACAACAAAGGTTTTAGCTATAATACGGCCAGTTTATCTACTTATGATTTTTATAATAACACTCTGAAATTTGGTGTAAATATGATTTCACCTATTGCAGATAATGCTTTTAATTATTATAAATACAAACTCGAAGGAACGTTCTTCGATGAAAATAATAAAGAAATTAATAAAATAAAAGTAATTCCTAAACGTGACAAAGAACCCGTTTTTGAAGGCTATATTTATATTATTGATGATAGTTTTGCTATTTACGCAATTGATCTTGATATCAAAGGGTACCGAATTAAAAATGAGGTTACTCAAATAATGAATCTCAAACAAAGTTTCAGCTACAACTCCAAAAATAAATTGTGGGCTAAAAATGCTCAAAGCCTGTCCTTTACCGCGGGAGCTTTTGGCGTTGTATTTACAGGTAAATTCAATTATGTATATACTAATTATGAGTTTCCCGAATCATTTGAAAAGAAAACTTTCACTAATGAAATCGTAAGTTTTGAAGCTAATGCAAATAAAAAAGACAATTCGTATTGGAATACAATTCGTCCAATTCCTTTAACAATCGAGGAAAGTACGGATTACATTAAAAAAGACAGTTTACAAACTATTCGAACTTCTAGAAAGTACACCGATTCTATTGATGCTAAAAATAACAAGTTCACTATTTCTGATATATTACTCGGTCACCAATACAAGAATACTTTTGAGAAATATTCATTTACATACAATGGTTTATTCGATTTGAGCGCGCTTAGTTTTAATACCGTACAAGGTTTTAATATTGGAACTGGCTTTTTATATAAAAAATGGAATGAAGAAAAAGGTAAAGAAACCACAATAAGTACAGCAATTAACTATGGTTTTTCGGATGAAAGATTGCGCATGACTGGAGAATTCAAGCACACTTTTAATCATCAAAATTATGCAACACTTAACGTTACCGGAGGAACTAAAGTAAAACAGTTCAATAGCAATGAACCTATTAGCAGTTTCATCAATTCGGTTAGTTCTTTATTCTTTAAGGACAATTACATGAAAGTTTACAATCTCGAATTTGCTCAAATAGCCTATTATCAAAACATTGCTAATGGAATTACTTTAAATGGTAAAATTGCCTACGAACAACGCAGTCCCCTTTTTAACTCAACTGATTATTCTTTCTTTAATAAAGGAGATTTATATTCTTCTAACAATCCGTTTTCACCAAATGATTTTGAAAACACTCCTTTTGAAAAACACCATTTGATAAAAACCAATCTGTCTACTAGAATTAATTTTGGCAATAAATACATATCAAGACCAGATGGGAAATATAATATTAGAAATGAAAAATATCCTACTATATACTTAGGCTACGAAAAAGGATTGGCCGCTAGTAACAAAAAATATGAATTTGATCACATAAACGTTGCGGTAAGATATGATTTGGGACTTGCTAACAAAGGGCTCTTAGGAATCAATATTAAAGCAGGCACCTTTTTTAATGCAGAAAATATTGCTTTTATGGATTACAAACACTTTAATGGAAATCAAACTCATATTAGTCAAGCCAGTCGCTATTTAAATGTTTTTAATTTGCTCCCTTATTATAGCAACAGTACAAACGATAGCTATTTTGAAGTTCATATGGAACATAATGACAATGGTTATATCATGAACAAAATTCCATTATTAAATAAGCTAAAATCAACTTTAAACATAGGTTTTCATTCTCTTGGAATTCCTAATAGAAAACCATACTCAGAATTTACAGTAGGATTGGACAATCTTGGTTTTGGAAAATTCAGAATGCTACGCGTAGATTATGTTCATTCTTATCAAAATGGTATAGAGCAAAATGGAGTTGTTTTTGGCTTAAAGTTTCTTAATATTTTAGAGTAG
- a CDS encoding cation diffusion facilitator family transporter, translated as MTNEEKAIKATYFSIIGNTCLAIIKGLAGFFGNSYALIADAIESTTDIFSSFLVLFGIKYSSKPADENHPYGHGRAEPLITFLVVGFLITSATIIGYESIANIRNPHDLPKSWTLYVLGAIIIWKEYSFRLVMKRSKQTNSSSLAADAWHHRSDAITSVAAFIGISIALFMGKGYEAADDWAALFAAFFILYNSYKIFRPALGEIMDESLNDDLVEEIRIESLTVVGILGTEKCFIRKAGMKYHVDLHAIVSAKISVKEGHELSHKLQDTLKEKIPQLGNVLIHIEPDDYH; from the coding sequence ATGACGAATGAAGAAAAAGCTATAAAAGCTACATACTTTAGTATAATCGGAAATACCTGCTTGGCCATTATAAAAGGCTTGGCAGGTTTTTTTGGCAATTCTTATGCCTTAATTGCAGATGCAATAGAATCAACAACAGATATATTTTCGTCTTTTTTGGTTCTATTTGGAATCAAATATTCAAGTAAACCCGCTGATGAAAATCATCCCTATGGACATGGACGTGCCGAACCATTAATTACCTTTTTAGTAGTTGGCTTTTTAATAACATCGGCAACGATTATTGGTTACGAAAGTATTGCTAACATCCGAAACCCACACGATTTACCAAAATCATGGACATTGTATGTTTTAGGAGCAATTATTATATGGAAAGAATATTCTTTTCGATTAGTAATGAAACGAAGCAAGCAAACCAATAGTTCATCATTAGCCGCAGATGCTTGGCATCATCGTAGTGATGCAATTACATCTGTAGCTGCATTTATCGGGATTTCGATAGCTCTGTTTATGGGTAAAGGATATGAAGCAGCAGATGATTGGGCTGCACTTTTTGCCGCATTTTTTATTTTATATAATAGTTATAAAATTTTTAGACCAGCGCTTGGAGAAATAATGGACGAAAGTCTTAATGATGATTTGGTCGAAGAAATCCGAATAGAATCTTTGACTGTTGTAGGTATTCTAGGAACCGAAAAATGTTTTATTCGTAAAGCAGGAATGAAATATCATGTAGATCTCCATGCTATAGTATCTGCTAAAATTTCGGTAAAAGAAGGACATGAATTATCACATAAATTACAAGATACACTAAAAGAAAAAATACCTCAATTAGGGAACGTTCTGATTCATATTGAACCAGATGATTATCACTAG
- the murA gene encoding UDP-N-acetylglucosamine 1-carboxyvinyltransferase: protein MGIFKIEGGIPLKGEITPQGAKNEALQILCAVLLTSEKVKINNIPDIIDINKLITLLGNLGVKIQKNEPSSITFQADEVNVNYLETEAFKKEGGALRGSIMIVGPLLARFGKGYIPKPGGDKIGRRRLDTHFEGFINLGAKFRYNREDHFYGVEAPEGLTGTDMLLDEASVTGTANIVMAAVLAKGKTTVYNAACEPYLQQLCKMLNSMGAKISGVGSNLLTIEGVESLGGCEHRILPDMIEIGSWIGLAAMTKSEITIKNVSWDNLGLIPNTFRKLGITIEKRGDDIYIPAHVNGYEVKTDIDGSILTIADAPWPGFTPDLLSIVLVVATQAKGDVLIHQKMFESRLFFVDKLIDMGAKIMLCDPHRAVVMGHNFESQLKATTMSSPDIRAGISLLIAALSAKGTSTIQNIEQIDRGYERIDERLRAIGAKIVRA from the coding sequence ATGGGAATTTTTAAAATTGAAGGTGGAATTCCTTTAAAAGGAGAAATCACTCCACAAGGAGCAAAAAACGAAGCATTACAAATTTTGTGTGCAGTACTTTTAACCTCAGAAAAAGTAAAGATTAATAATATTCCTGATATTATAGATATCAATAAATTGATTACGCTTCTAGGAAATTTAGGAGTGAAAATCCAAAAAAACGAACCAAGTTCAATTACATTTCAAGCTGATGAGGTTAATGTGAATTATCTTGAAACAGAAGCTTTCAAGAAAGAAGGAGGAGCACTTCGCGGTTCAATTATGATTGTAGGGCCTCTTTTAGCACGTTTTGGAAAAGGATATATTCCTAAACCAGGGGGAGATAAAATAGGTCGCCGTAGATTAGATACACACTTTGAAGGATTCATTAATTTAGGAGCTAAATTTAGATATAACAGAGAAGATCACTTTTATGGTGTAGAAGCTCCAGAAGGATTAACTGGTACAGATATGTTGCTTGATGAAGCATCTGTAACAGGAACTGCTAATATCGTTATGGCAGCGGTTTTGGCAAAAGGGAAAACTACTGTTTATAATGCGGCTTGTGAGCCTTACTTACAGCAATTATGTAAGATGTTAAACTCAATGGGAGCTAAAATTTCAGGAGTAGGTTCAAATTTATTGACTATCGAAGGAGTTGAAAGCTTAGGTGGTTGTGAGCACAGAATTCTTCCAGATATGATCGAAATCGGATCTTGGATTGGATTAGCAGCAATGACTAAAAGTGAAATCACTATCAAAAATGTAAGCTGGGATAATTTAGGATTGATTCCAAATACATTTAGAAAATTAGGAATTACAATAGAAAAACGTGGCGATGATATTTATATTCCTGCTCACGTAAATGGATATGAAGTAAAAACAGATATTGATGGATCAATCTTAACCATTGCCGATGCACCATGGCCTGGATTTACACCAGATTTATTAAGTATTGTTTTGGTTGTAGCAACACAAGCAAAAGGAGACGTTTTAATTCACCAAAAAATGTTCGAAAGCCGTTTGTTTTTCGTTGATAAACTAATCGACATGGGAGCAAAAATTATGTTGTGCGATCCGCATAGAGCTGTTGTTATGGGACATAACTTCGAATCACAATTAAAAGCGACTACAATGTCATCACCAGATATTCGTGCTGGAATATCATTGTTAATTGCTGCTTTATCAGCAAAAGGAACAAGCACAATTCAAAATATAGAACAAATCGACCGTGGATACGAGCGTATCGACGAACGATTGAGAGCAATTGGAGCAAAAATCGTGAGAGCGTAA
- a CDS encoding DUF4290 domain-containing protein: MSEKYKKENANDVVFNLEYNSERQHLIIPEYGRHLQKLIDQATAIEDPEQRNKAAKYIIQVMGSLNPHLRDVPDFQHKLWDQLFIMSDFKLDVESPYPIPSREVLQLKPDVLKYPQNYPKYRYYGNNIKYMIDVANKWEDGEMKNALVLVIANHMKKSYLSWNKDTVKDDVIFEHLYELSDGKINLLQSSEELLNTTDLLRTNKRISNKITPAGQPKIQNNKNTKGQGKQKPFQKNNNQK, from the coding sequence ATGAGCGAAAAATATAAAAAAGAAAATGCGAATGATGTTGTTTTTAATTTAGAATATAATTCTGAAAGACAGCATTTAATCATTCCAGAATACGGTCGTCATTTGCAAAAATTGATAGATCAGGCTACTGCTATTGAAGACCCTGAACAGCGTAATAAAGCAGCGAAATATATTATTCAGGTAATGGGGAGCTTGAATCCGCATTTGCGTGATGTGCCCGATTTTCAGCATAAGCTTTGGGATCAGCTTTTTATTATGTCTGATTTTAAATTAGATGTAGAATCTCCATATCCAATACCATCTCGAGAAGTATTACAACTAAAACCAGATGTATTAAAATATCCGCAAAACTATCCAAAATACAGATATTACGGTAACAACATCAAGTACATGATTGATGTTGCAAACAAATGGGAAGATGGTGAGATGAAGAATGCATTAGTATTGGTAATTGCCAATCATATGAAAAAATCTTACCTAAGCTGGAATAAAGATACAGTAAAGGACGATGTTATTTTTGAACATTTGTACGAACTGTCAGATGGGAAAATTAACCTGCTACAAAGTTCAGAAGAACTTTTAAATACAACAGATTTATTACGTACAAACAAACGTATATCAAATAAAATCACACCAGCTGGACAACCTAAAATTCAGAATAATAAGAATACAAAAGGGCAAGGAAAGCAAAAACCGTTTCAAAAGAATAATAATCAAAAATAA
- a CDS encoding DUF493 family protein, translating to MDEDKEKTIAEFYERLKVELDNTNTWPAEYLYKFIMPSVGDNVERVEKAFDSMGAVIKTTKSKTGKFTSVSIDVTMKSSDDVISKYKEVSIIEGIVSL from the coding sequence ATGGACGAAGATAAAGAAAAAACCATCGCCGAATTTTACGAAAGATTAAAGGTTGAGTTAGATAATACTAACACTTGGCCAGCAGAGTATTTGTATAAATTTATTATGCCTTCAGTAGGGGATAATGTCGAGCGCGTAGAGAAAGCTTTTGATAGTATGGGAGCAGTAATCAAAACTACAAAATCTAAAACAGGTAAATTTACCAGTGTTTCGATAGATGTTACTATGAAAAGCTCAGATGATGTAATTAGTAAATACAAAGAAGTTTCTATAATTGAAGGTATAGTTTCACTATAA